From Medicago truncatula cultivar Jemalong A17 chromosome 7, MtrunA17r5.0-ANR, whole genome shotgun sequence, a single genomic window includes:
- the LOC11427498 gene encoding putative FBD-associated F-box protein At1g61330: MEIILSLIPFFIAMFFFHSSLASLVSLPMKNSENQNKSPEENKTDSPDNLPENIVQNIFTFLPIKNAIVIASTVSPRYKSSWRYNRRFLFDSDFHSRYSQPDLAAMVDHLFNSHKGDEIKTFKLHIDSIGIEALLKRWLYICTEKNLEDLELHLYQPGFTVEFSVFNALHKLKTLKLVNCAIQLIEVPSGLQFLQTLSLCNLHITEDMFDVLIEHCKMLEIIDLIKCSTINNLNLNARENKHFKKLRLVECPNLEKIEIDSPTLRSIFYHGNFCTVRIAEGMKLYEAFFYFIPSTHYIQSTPLEALVKDLSNVSILTTTPLLIEGVAGVLQGAQYCFENLLELQLFTDEAVFCNPYDIFMFLKNCPSLVKLFIDLNDYIFDLGMYWKLNQQPLLNNCNHKFTQLKVLVIRSFKFLPSELELVKIVLQRATILERLTLISQESDGSSKFEGEDVAKYVKLFGSWAASTRVIIKYVDKSFDNPTHPKRWLHTDAN, from the exons ATGGAAATTATTTTGTCTCTTATTCCTTTCTTCATTGCAATGTTCTTCTTCCATTCTTCATTGGCTTCTCTTGTCTCTTTACCAATGAAAAATTctgaaaaccaaaacaaatcaCCTGAAGAAAATAAAACCGATTCACCTGATAACCTTCCAGAGAATAttgttcaaaatattttcactttcctaccaataaaaaatgcaattgtAATTGCATCAACCGTGTCTCCTAGGTACAAAAGTTCATGGCGTTATAATCGTCGATTCTTGTTTGATAGTGACTTCCATTCGCGATACAGTCAACCAGATTTGGCAGCAATGGTTGATCATTTATTCAATTCTCACAAAGGTGACGAAATCAAAACATTTAAGTTACACATCGATTCCATTGGAATCGAAGCTTTGCTTAAAAGATGGTTATATATATGTACTGAAAAAAATCTAGAAGATCTTGAGTTGCATCTTTACCAACCTGGTTTCACGGTTGAATTTAGTGTTTTTAACGCACTTCACAaattaaaaacactaaaattaGTTAATTGTGCAATTCAGTTAATCGAGGTTCCGAGTGGTTTGCAATTTCTGCAAACACTAAGTCTGTGTAACCTCCATATTACCGAAGATATGTTTGATGTGTTGATTGAGCATTGTAAAATGCTTGAAattattgatttgattaaatGCTCTACAATTAATAATCTCAACTTAAATGCTAGAGAAaataaacatttcaaaaaattgagaCTTGTTGAATGCCCAAACTTGGAAAAGATTGAAATTGATTCACCAACTCTTCGTTCAATTTTTTATCATGGAAATTTTTGTACTGTTCGAATTGCTGAAGGGATGAAATTGTATGAGGCTTTCTTTTACTTTATACCATCCACACACTACATTCAATCCACTCCGCTGGAAGCTCTAGTCAAAGATCTCTCTAATGTTTCCATTCTCACAACTACACCTCTACTTATTGAG GGTGTGGCTGGGGTATTACAAGGAGCTCAATATTGTTTTGAGAATCTGCTGGAGCTTCAATTGTTTACGGATGAGGCAGTGTTTTGCAATCCATATGACATATTCATGTTTCTGAAAAATTGTCCATCCTTGGTGAAACTTTTCATTGAT CTAAATGATTACATATTTGACCTTGGaatgtattggaaattgaaCCAGCAGCCTCTACTTAACAACTGTAATCACAAATTTACTCAGCTCAAAGTTCTGGTGATAAGGAGTTTTAAGTTTCTTCCTTCAGAACTTGAGTTGGTAAAGATAGTTTTGCAAAGAGCAACAATTTTGGAGAGGTTGACTTTAATTTCACAAGAGAGTGATGGTAGTAGCAAGTTTGAAGGAGAAGATGTAGCAAAATATGTAAAACTTTTCGGTTCTTGGGCAGCATCAACAAGGGTCATAATAAAGTACGTTGATAAGAGTTTTGACAATCCAACCCATCCAAAACGTTGGCTTCATACAGATGCAAATTGA